In the genome of Paramormyrops kingsleyae isolate MSU_618 chromosome 5, PKINGS_0.4, whole genome shotgun sequence, the window ttatacctttatgggaatgtgagaatgtggttatacctttatgggaatgtgagaatgtggttatacctttatggggTTTGGTGCATAAAGGCAGAGGGTAATAGTGGCTTCGAGTTCAAAAGTTGAACAGCCCTTGGAAAAAAAGTGTCTCTTCTCCTTTGTGTCCTGCGGTCCGGGCAGCAGATTCGGTGCCCAGAAGGAAGCCACATGGAAGATTTGGCAACAGAAAGTGAGAAGACCTGCTGGTACGGGATAAATTCACAGAACTGTGAGGGAAGCTAAACAAACATTGTCCTCTGACCTGTTTCTGATGCATCTTATTGTTTGTTCTATCCAGCAAACCCGTCATACAGCTTTCATCTCCACAGAATGATGACGCAGTTTTGTATGCTCAGAGGTGCCAGGTGGGTCAGAAAGGGTCACCCTTCTTCTCTGGCTGCTCCTGTAGAAACCTCTTAATGAAGATCTTCACAAGGCCGTACTCCGAGATTCCAGCATTGACACTCACATTAACAGCTTCCAAACTCACAGACGCCCACATCACCTCCCAGTAGCTCCTGTACACACTGCAactgcagtgtgtggctcagtgggttatggtgcagtgcctgtgatcggaagagCGCCAGTGTAAATGCCAGCGTCGGCAGAGTGGTTTCGCTTTCAGATCTTCAGCCCATGAGGGCATGTGGCTGCCAGTGCCTCATAGGGGGCgctctttcacacacagagctggACACTAAGTAGGATTTGGAGATGCTAAttcactggggcactgggaagGACATGCACACTTTATACACATCACATCACTTTTATATCTATGTGATCAGAGTGAATGCTTTTGTCCTGTTTGTTCTCTTGAGAACAGCAGTGATTACGACTCAGATGGAGATGTTGGTTCATGCCTTCATCTCGTCACATTTCACTTGCTTAAATAAGATCTCACTGCTATGTTTTCAGTCTATTCAAAATGCTGCTAGACTGTTAACACACTAGTAAGTGGTCACATATCATCCCCATTTTATTTTCTCTTCATTGGCTTCTGGTAGAATTTAGAATCTGTTTTAAAGTTCTAGCCCCCAGTTACAGATCTCCGAATGGTCAAACCCAGTATAATTCTGATCGTCTGCACCGACATGCCACCAGTCGGTCACCCAGGTCGTCTCATCAGGTCCTTATTGTTCCCCGTACGAGGCTAAAGACACACGGCGATCGTGCCTCTGGTCTGTCGCACTGAGATGCTGGAACAACCTTCCTCCTGCTTTGCGGGCTGCCAGCACCATTGATGGCTTCAAAAAACAGCTGAATATTTGTTCAGCCTCGCCTTCGGGTCACCATGTGCTCTTTTTGTTGTTGTCTAGTGTTTACTGTCCACTGGAGTGCTAGCTTGTGTTTTTAATCTTCTGTTTGCCGTTTGTCTGTTTTTATGTACAGCACTTTGTCACTTTGTGAAAGCCGCTTCGTAAATAAATATCTTCTTTTATTTCTTCTCGTTCTCTTAATTTGAATATTGTTCCTGAGTTCCCGGAGCCGTCATTATTCAGCACACAAATCCCATAACTGCAGAGGCCTTTTCTTCTGGCTTCTCCAGATGTCACTCCTGCCTTTTCATTTATAACCCGCCACATAACCCAAAAGCGAACGTGTTCAGCCGCACCCTCCATCGCCATTACATAACTGCCTATCCAGTGTAGGGTCACAGTAAGCCCAAGTGCAAGGCAGGGAGTATAATgcatgggacgccagtccattgcaggggacacactgacGTACTCTGGGCACTTTAGAGACGCTGGTTAGCCCGTCTGTGAACAGCGGAAGGGAACCAGGCTTCATATGCAAAGATCATGCGGTCAGGAGTCGAGCCCTGGACACTGTAACGATCATGAATCTGAAAGAAAGGTCGATCACACCAAGAAGGACTGTCCTCCTTGCAACGTCCGGGCTTGGGTCTGCATACTTACGAAAGAAGGTTTCCCAGAATTCCACAAACCACCCCCATCCTGTCATTGTTCAGTAGTTAAGATGGATGCCTAACACACAGCAATCAGCCCAGACCAGCGAGCTGTAAGTGGCAGCCCAGAGTAACACCCAGGGAAGCAGAATGGCCGTTTATTCCTTGAAGGCATTTCAATCTCCATCAAATGCGAAATACTTAGTGTTTCCAGGAACAGCAGCTGCTTCCAGAACACAGCAGAACTACCCTAAGCTGACAAAGTGACAAGCTGAGAAACAGATTGTTTCCTAAAAGCCCAAAGTAATAATCAAAGGCAGGGGAGTCTGTCTTTGCCTTTCCTTGAGAAAGCTGGGGTCAGACCATCCTGGGGGAGACGGAGGATAAGGGGTTTGCTCAAAGGCCAAACTCTGGGTCTCTGAACCAGCAACCCGCCGCTCACATGCACAGCATCCTCAGCCAATGAGTCACTCGCACACCAACCCCTGTTAGACAAGATTAACATCTGCTTTCCCAACTGTGTCAGGATCAGCATTTAATATTGTAGTATCTAACCACTCAGGTTTGCATGGAATCTGATCTGCATGGCTTCTTTAGCACAAAAACAGGACATTGTTGAGTTAAGTTTGGGAATTTGTCATCCTTTGGTTAAAGGTCACAACAAGGAGGCAAATCAAAGCTGTGTTTCCAGCCTGAAACACACAGGAAGCAGAATTACCTTAGAAGGATTCTTGGCACAAGTCCATTAAAAGCTTTTTATTAATCCTGTGCTTCAAAGCCTCTGGAAAACAATTCCTGAGAATATGTTTATTGCATTTGTAGAATGTGTGTGCAGGCTATGACTCCTTTAAAAAGAGGTGCTATATCAAAGCTTTGGACTGTGACCATCAGTCAATCACAGGGAGAGACAGCAGAACAGCCCTTAACTAGGTTAACCAACCCTTAACCACGCTGTTCCACCCTTCCCCTCCTCCTACGTACCTATTCAACTGCTACAGCCAGTGATGCACGCTATTTTCCAGACCTCAGAAGTGGTGCACATGTCATTTTCATACACTAATACAATTTTTATTACACTAAATATTCATAACTAGTATGAAAAACCAACACAGAAAGCATGTGCAGCGATGGGAGATTGCAGAGGGCACCGACTGCCTGTTGTCCAGTGTGCTGTGACTCTCCCCTGAACACTGGCCTCACGCAGGAAAATTTCATTACATTTCCCACTACACTTACTTTGTTATTTGATAGTTATGTCACCGCTTGGGATCTATTGGCTTTGTCTTGTCCTCAAGAGGAGATTGGCTGACTGGCATCTGAACGGCTGGCCAACAGCCAATGAGCAGCACTCTGGGCCTCAGCAAGAAGTGAGCAAGGTGGAGATGCAGCAGGTGACCCCATCAATGCGCTCACTCTACCTCTCGGTCTGTACCTCATCAACACCCTCGCTCTGCCTCTCGGTCTGTACCTCATCAACACACTCGCTCTGCCTCTCGGTCTGTACCTCATCAACACACTCGTTCTGCCTCTCGGTCTGTACCTCATCAACACACTTACTCTGCCTCCCGTCTGTACATCATCAACATGCTCACTTTGCCCCTTGGTCTGCACCCCATCAAGACACTAGCTCTGCCTCTTGGTTAGTTTCTTCTCTCACAGAGAATACCTCGCCTCCATGTATGATTCCATGTAGCCTCTGGATGACAGCTTTGACCTTTCATCATGCTCCTTCAGTGACTGTGTCTCTCCAGTTTCCCTGAGTGACTGCGTGACTCTCATCTCCACGCGGCCGCGACCCCCCAGTATCCAGCATGCTAGCAGCAGCCTGGGGCTACATGCTCTGCGTGTCGGAGAATTAGCTGGATGTCAAGAACATGCCACCATATTTTCTGTCCTGGCATGATCCTGACAGGTGCTGTTAACATGTTTGATATTCCAGTCAGCTGTTTCTCTGAAGGAAGCACAATGTCTGCCGAAACAAGGCGTTATTTGCCATTGTACAAGCAGGAGAACAAGTACATGGTAATGTTTTTTCACATAATGCTCTTTTTAAGTCTGATGCAGAGCAGTGCTCTCTGTTTAATGACACATAAAAGCATgaaacacacagagcagagttTCTCATTACCAAAGTCAACGTAAAAGACGCAAAGTCAAGCAAGCGATTACATGACAAATCCTTCTTGTGAGACCCAATGTGTCAGAACACCCTGTTTAAAGGCTTAAATGGACAGTGCTGGACACGCCGTAGGTGTCCTCAGCTGTCCTGCCACACCTACACTGCTCCGTACCTTTTAATGCCAGAGCGGTTTTAATACTTTTGAATTAAGACTGATTTGATGAAAAGTAGCAAACAATCAAATAAGAACAAAAAAAGAGCCGGAGGGCTTGACTGGAAAACATGGGAATTCTACAGCAAAGGAAAAGGAGGAATCACTGAGAGATGCGGACAGAGCTGTTCATGGGGGAGTGGCCAGAGCATGAGGGAGAGTGAAAAAACacagagggagtgagagagtgTTACAAGGAGTGTTAGAGGGAGAGAGTGAGCCTGTTGCGGGGATCAGTATCCGGCCAGCGTGCTGGCGGTCGGGTAGCGGTCCCGGTGGCTCATGCACATCTCCCGGTCCACCAGCAGACTGTGCGTCTTGGTCGCAGTGGCCTTCTCCAGTGCCATGCGTGTGTCCTCCAGGTGGCGCAGTGACCGCTGTGACTCGGCCAGCCGTCGCTGCAGTGACTCCACAGCGCACTCAATCTCACCTGCTTCGGCGACCAGACTGTTGGGGGGCCAAGGGTGGAGAGACAGCTGAACATTTACCCTCTTCTATACTATACTTCAGTTCAATACCTACAGTCAAATTCAGAGTTATTGGCAACCCTAATGAATGTGAGGTAAAAATAATAACACCTAACAAACCATCCAGATATGAATCATAATTTGCCATTTCCTGTTTCTCTGGGGTACATATATGATGTCAGACACGTGCAAAATCCCATTGTCATCCATCAACAAGCATAAATCCAAAGATCATTCATGTCAAATAACATTAAAGGTTGTTAACCTTTAAAAATTAGGTGAGAGTATAGAAAGATTGATAAACTGTTAAAATGACATTGAGCACAATCAGGGCaactattaaaaaaatcaataaacatGAAACAATTGAAAAATTGCCTGTAAGTGGAGGCATCAGCAAACTGCCCCAACCCACAGGACATGCATCTCGCTAATGCTAACAAAGCCAAGGGCAGCAGGCCTGATGCAGTCACAGGACCAGGACATGCATCTCACTAATGCTAACAAAGCCAAGGGCAGCAGGCCTGATGCAGTCACAGGACCAGGACATGCATCTCGCTAATGCTAACAGAGCTAAGGGCAGCAGGCCTGATGCAGTTAATGGGCCAGGACATGTAGTACACTAATGCTAACAAAGCTAAAGACAACAGGTTTGATGCAGTCACAGGACCAGGACATGCATCTCGCTAATGCTAACAGAGCCAAGGGCAGCAGGCCTGATGCAGTCACAGGACCAGGACATGCATCTCGCTAATGCTAACGTAGCTAAGGGCAGCAGGTTTGACGCAGTCACAGGACCAGGACATGCATCTTGCTAATGCTAACAAAGCCAAGGGCAGCAAGCCTGATGCAGTCACAGGACCAGGACATGCATCTCGCTAATGCTAACAAAGCCAAGGGCAGCAGGCCTGATGCAGTCACAGGACCAGGACATGCATCTCGCTAATGCTAACGTAGCTAAGGGCAGCAGGTTTGACGCAGTCACAGGACCAGGACATGCATCTCGCTAATGCTAACAGAGCTAAGGACAGCAGGCCTGATGCAGTCACAGGACCAGGACATGTATCTCGCTAATGCTAACAAAGCCTAGGGCTGCAGGCCTGATGCAGTCACAGGACCAGGACATGCATCTCGCTAATGCTAACAGAGCTAAGGACAGCAGGCCTGATGCAGTCACAGGACCAGGACATGTATCTCGCTAATGCTAACGTAGCTAAGGGCAGCAGGTTTGATGCAGTCACAGGACCAGGACATGCATCTCGCTAATGCTAACAGAGCTAAGGGCAGCAGGCCTGATGCAGTCACAGGACCAGGACATGCATCTCGCTAATGCAAACGTAGCTAAGGGCAGCAGGTTTGATGCAGTCACGTAtacatactgtaaatatgtaatatttataataattctTTTTAACATCAGTAGGTAAACAATAATACTCCTAACCCCTTTgacacgccccctgctgacctgAGCTGGGGTTCGTCTTGGCACAGCTCCACGTTGGGCCTCTGGGCCCGCTGGTGCAGCCGGGTCTGGGTGACCCGCTGGGGCGCCTCTTTGTCTCGCAGGGCCTGCTGTAGCATGGCAATGTTTCGCTCCTGGGCCCCGATCTGCTCCAGGATCTGCCAGGGGAGAGGAGACACAGCCACACTTCCATCATCGCCGGCCAGCAGCCCGCGGTTCAGGGCCCGGCGTGTGCTGCGGCCTGGGCGGCGCTTGGTGGTGATGTTGTTCCCCCCCATACCTGGGTCAGGTGCAGCTCCATCGCCACTTTGGCCTCGGACACTTCCTGGCAGCGGTGGGCAAAGGCGGCATCCACAGCGGCACACTGGGCCTGCAGGTCCTCGGCGGTCTCCTGCAGCACACGCTCGCACAGCAGCTGCAGCTCCGCCGAGGCCCGCAGCTCCCGCTGCGCCTGCGCCAGGTTGTCCTGCGTGAACCTGGCCCAGGTCACACGGTCTGACACACTAGGAGGGGGGATGCAGAGATGCTTCTAAGAGATGCAAATGGGAAATCACTTTGAGAAGTCACTTTGGGAAGTCACTTTTGGAAGTCACAAAAGTCGCTTCTATCTTGGAAATAAAGGACTCCTCAGCGCCTGACCTAAAAGGGACTATCTGCCTGAAAGCTCTGACCGAAATCAAAGCAGTCTCACAAAGGGGCACTTCTGGGACTGTATAAATATCACATCATAATCCTGCCATCTCTCAAACATGACAACTGCTTATGCAGTACAGAGTCGCGGAAAATAACACAATAATGATTGAATGTTGGTTGGTTGGAGTTAATCCTATAAAGGGGATGCTGGCATCCTGGTAGGAATGGAAGAGGAGCTTATTGATACACACCTCTGTGCACCGTAAACCTACGAGATGCCGGGACCTCAAAGCAACATGCCTCAAACCAAGCTGACAGTATCCCGGCCAATCGCAGGCTGGCCTCTCTGAGAAGGAGGAGCTAGTTAGGCAGTGTCATAACAGAAAAAAACGGGTCTATCCACACCTCGTAATGCGAGGGCTCACACAATGGAAGAGAAGTGCATTTGACAGCTTAGTGATTTTAAAGACAGACCTCAGCGGGCATCTGGGCCTCGGACCCTGCATGAGGTGCTTTGTGGGGTCACGCAGATAAAAGTAACGCTGTAGCGAAAAGAGACAAGCCCTCAGTGCCACATGCACGGAAAGGTGGGGGGCAGCGGGTTGTGAACAGGCTGGACAATAAGCAGTGGACACGAGGCTGGGAGGGAGTCAGACATGATTAgtatgtggggtggggggtctgtATTGAAGACTGCGATACCTGTAGAGAGCATGACCAATGATGGACTGACACCCTGATGTACCCGATCAGGCCGAAGCACCCCCtgcaggaacccccccccccccactggtaGGCGAAGATGTGATGCATGGGGAGTACATGCTCAAATGAAATACAAAGCTGCTATTATGCAAATACACTGAAAATAATAGTTAAAAGTTACACCCCAGAATGGAATTAAAACTtctaataaattaaaatatctaTCTAATGGTAACATTACAGTTACAGCAGGGTTAACAAGGACGCAATGAACAACTGTCCAGGGAATGTTTACTGTTTAAGCTTTAAAGGAGAACTTTATTAACGACTATGGATGACTTTCAAAAATCTCGGCGCTATTGCTagtcctctgctgcccccaaGTGGATAAATAGGCACAAGTCGAGTAAATGGCAGTGAAGCAGGTAGCGATTAAAAGGTGCGGATCTTTAGCCACGGAAACTCGTCTTATATGATTTAGCCATGCAAACAGGTGCCGTATTTATTGTAATATAATTGTTCCGATTTAAGGAATTTTGTTAAATTTATAAGCGACAATAACATCTACCCCGGTTGAGTTTTCAACTCACGTCTCATTAATTTGTTAAAGGGGAgcaaatcaataaataaataatgttttgaGAACAcgaaatattaaaatgtaccTACGCGAATAATGGAGTGTAATTTTTTATTAATCGATTACTTGTCCAGGATTACTATACTATAATATTTTGAGAGAGAACTAATTACTGCAATACTACTACAAGGTAATTACAGCAACCCGCCATTTAAAACAACACCCACACGAGTCAGGTTAATAAGTCTGGGTAATTTtccaacaagaaaaaaacacacttgttCAGTAACTGGACGACTTTCGATTACATAACGCCCATAGTATCTGGCAGTTTGCATCAGGTACAGAAGTTAACGCCTTTCAACTCAAACCCGCCCGCCGAGGGCAAAGAGCTCTGACGCTTCCTCATCCAACTTCCATAATAGAACACTTCAGAATGGAATGGAACAGAATAGGATGCCTTGATTGTCAATAGGCTTTATTTATAATTCCACGGCGTCGTCCTGCACTTTTGTGCTCAAGAATAAAAGAGCACTTTAAACTAAATGCATTATTCAATTTAACATTACTGCGCTATTTTTTGTGAAATAACTGTAGAAAATTTTGGGTTGTGACTTAAAGACCAAGTTAAAATGTGGGTCTCGAGGCTAAACCTGCTGAGAACCACCATGTCCAACACTTTTAAAAACTATATAAAAGAAATCAGATGATAGCTAGGATTATCCATAGCCAAACAAACAGAGACCGGTGAGAGCTGAATTTCATCTGTTACCGGAGATGAAATTCGATCTCCCGTGAGCACGAGGTACATATAGCAGTATAAGCTATAATCTTCAAACTATATCAGATGTAGACCATTCAAAGAATACATGTTGTTGAACCGCCCATTAATcataatacccccccccccaatccaaaGTTGCACCGTTGCCATCAAAAATCAAGACAACCTCTGCTTTCATCATACTGTAGCACGTCCTTTGTTTGTCAGCCAACAGACACTCTTTTAGagtttaaaaagtaaaataaaaatgtgtaagAGTGGCACAATGCCTTCATGCACGGCAAGTCTGATAAGAAGCCTTTTAAGCACACATTCCACCAGCCAATGAAAACGCATCTGCAGCCCACTTCTGGGTCGCGCCCCACCGGTTGAGTAACAGTGTTGTAGACCAAGGTGAAGCCGCTAGTGACTGCAAGAGGCATCGCCATGATAACTGTGCCAGAAAAATAAGCCACGGAACGTGACGGTCATAGtgagaaaataaaacagggTCTTTTAAAAAATCAGAATGACCTGTATCCTCTGCCACTAAGCAGAGAACTTCAGCAAATTTTGACTCTGCTGTTTCCCATTGGTCACTATCGTGACCAATAGTAGAACAAAATACTTCAGTACCTTTTCCCAAAGGCACACAGTTTATGTGCTGCAGAGGCTTTAGGAGTATCAGTCACGCACTGTCGTGGCAGGGAACAATTTGCCATCGAACGGGTTAATTTAACCCAGCGCTTGCTTTTGTGAGCAGTgcagaagtaaaaaaaaagcgCAGATGTTTGCTTTGATAAATGGGCATGTCGCAGCCCGGTGTACACCTACGTTTACACCGGTGGGGTGGCCAGGATGAGACCAGAggacatttggggggggggcacataaatctaaatatgaatataaggcATCTGAAAAATAAGGGGATATTAAGGTACCTAAACGCTGTAACGGTACATTGTTTATAGATCCGGTAGTGGTTCCCAGGTGTCTTGCGGCTGTGGAGAAAAGTTCCGCctctaaaaaaaatataatccctgacaggaaaaaaaaaatgccatgaaaatgtaaatacgACGGGGGGCGGGCAATGTGGAGTCACCAGGTTTCAGTCTAGGGTTGACACCTCCCAGATCCATGTATGGCTTAGACATTCATAGTCTAACTATTCGCACGCATATTTTACAAAACAATAGACCCAGAATTATATCTGAAGCAGAAATATCACGACTCTTAACAGCTCTCACTGCTCTAGTGATTCCCCTGTGAGTAGGGGGGGTGTAAGGAGAAAGCCTCACTGGAGCTGGAGCTTAGCGGGGGGTATAAGGAGAAAGCCTCACTGCAGCTGGAGCTTAGCTGGGGGTGTAAGGAGAAAGTCTCACTGCAGCTGGAGCTTAGCGGGGGGTATAAGGAGAAAGCCTCACTGGAGCTGGAGCTTAGCGGGGGGTATAAGGAGAAAGTCTCACTGCAACTGGAGCTTAGCGGGGGGTGTAAGGAGAAAGCCTCACTGCAGCTGGAGCTTAGCTGGGGGTGTAAGGAGTAAGCCTCCCTGCAGCTGGAGCTTAGCTGGGGGTGTAAGGAGTAAGCCTCACTGCAGCTGGAGCTTAGCGGGGGGTGTAAGGAGAAAGCCTCACTGCAGCTGGAGCTTAGCGGGGGGTGTAAGGAGTAAGCCTCACTGCAGCTGGAGCTTAGCTGGGGGTGTAAGGAGAAAGCCTCACTGCAGCTGGAGCTTAGCTGGGGGTGTAAGGAGAAAGTCTCACTGCAGCTGGAGCTTAGCTGGGGGTGTAAGGAGAAAGTCTCACTGCTGCTGGAGCTTAGCTGGGGGTGTAAGGAGTAAGCCTCACTGCAGCTGGAGCTTAGCTGGGGGTGTAAGGAGAAAGCCTCACTGCAGCTGGAGCTTAGCTGGGGGTGTAAGGAGAAAGTCTCACTGCTGCTGGAGCTTAGCTGGGGGTGTAAGGAGTAAGCCTCACTGCAGCTGGAGCTTAGCTGGGGGTGTAAGGAGAAAGCCTCACTGCAGCTGGAGCTTAGCTGGGGGTGTAAGGAGTAAGCCTCACTGCAGCTGGAGCTTAGCGGAGCTGAGGTGCTGCTGAGTGTCCTGGCTGCCGTTGGTGTATCGGCCGCACTGGTCGTCTGTGCTGTACGCCTGGCGCTTGTCTGACCAGTCCAGCTCCAGAGTCTTCTTGGCCTCCCGGTTGGCCCTGGGGGCGACAGAGCAGCTGTGTACAAGTCCGGGGCTCCATGCAGATAATCTTAAACCCCCCCCATCTTCACAGTCATGTTATCCAGGGGACCCTGAGCAACTATCTTTATAATATTCCCCTGCAGGTGCTCTGACAGCTGACATTAACATACGTAAGTGCGAATGGTTCTGTTAAACTTGCACATGTGCAGCTGAAGGAAACAGAGCCGTTCTCACCGTATTTGGTCGATGGTTTGAGTCAGTGTTCTTCTCAGAAGAGACTGGACGTTTCTGATAAGTTCTACCTCCtccagaagacaaaaaaaaccatCCATTACTTAGGAAAACCCTGAAGTATTAAGGCTTAAGGAGTATTAGCATGTACAAAATTAAGTTTGGTTTATGTTTTTTGTTGGTGTTAAACACAATAGGTATCATAATAGACTAATATTTTGTGACTAatgtacagaaacacacacattgtAAAGCATCCTTGATTGTGAGAAaggttatataaataaataataataatagttattatttttatccctaaccttaaccataagtaaccaaacaaaatacaagacttttggcatttttaattttttttttttattgcagtcacataCAGTATTcatataaaattgaggttatccttgtggggaccgaaaacaTTTTTCCGCAGGGTAAAATGTTACAGGTTTTCTCACATTGAGTGAAATTTCCCCAGAGTGtaataattacacacacacatacagcggggaaaataagtattgaacatttttttttgtaaatatatttctaatggggctattgacatgaaatttaaaGCAGATGTCGGTAACAGAGAAAGtaatcaaaacaaataaatccaTAAGTTAAGTTATGTGTAAGGAAGTGAAGTGACAGAGGGAATAAGTATTAAACACATGAAGAAAAGGAGGCGCAAAAAGGCTCGGAAATCCAGGAGACCAGCTGAAATCTGTCAGCATTTAGAAAGCAATCTTGTCCCCTATCGGTGCAAATTAATATCTGCTGGCTTAGTCCTTATTGATGGCCTATAAAAAGGTTTCTCATTACCAAGGTGTCACACCAGAAGCATCTCATGATGCTCACCCAAGACCTTCTCAACCTGATTGTTGCAAAACATACTGATGGCTTTGGTTACAGATGTATTTCTAAACTTCTGTATGTTCCAGTGAGCACCATCGGGGCCATAATCCGGAAGTGGAAAGAACATCATTACACCATAAACCAGCCACGACCAGGTGCTCTTTGCAAAATTTCTGACAGAGGAGTCAAAAGAATAATCAAAAGAGTTGTCCAAGAGCCAAGGACCACTGGCGGAGAGCTTCAGAAAGACCTGGAATTAGCAGGTACAGTCGtttcaaagaaaacaaaaagtcATGCACTCGACCACCATGGCCTCTATGCACGTGCAAGACTCCACTGCTGAGGAAAAAGCATGTTGAAGCTCATTTAAGGTTTGCGGCACAACATTTGGACAAGCCAATGAAATACTGGGAGAATATAGTCTGGTCAAATGAGACCAAAACTGAACTCTTTGGATGTTATAGTACACATCATGTTTGGGGGAGAAATGGCACTGCACATCACCCCAGAAACACAACACCAACAGTGAAGTTTGGGGGTGGGAACATCAcggtgtggggctgtttttcagcatATGGGACTGGCAGACTTCACATAATTGAACGAAGAATGAGTGGAGAAACATACTGAAACTCGATAAGAACCTGCTGCCATCTACCAGGTGCTAAAGATGAAATGAGGGTGGACATTTCAGCAAGACAAAGATCCCAAAAACACTGGCAAAGGAAGGtttcagggagagaaaacaAAGCTGCAGGAATGGCCCAGTCAGTCACCAGACTTAATACAATAGAAAATCTATGGAACGAACTGAAGATCAGAGTTCATAGGAGAGGATCTCAGAACCATCAAGATATGAAGGCAGTCTGTGTGGAAGAATGGGCCAAAATCACACCTGAGCAATGCATGTGAATAgcttctaaccctaa includes:
- the tekt4 gene encoding tektin-4 isoform X2, encoding MTSQSLVRRASFRDGSVAQPELLTPQTQESKIIDKFYPSAGLATSGYRCTKYSPEEWTENNDALLLQAANDRDEAQKVRHESKETQMETESVTLRRQADGTRHLGHRLQDIHFWKSELQQHIDQTAAATGSLVALKRRLEKALDASETPFRIAADNLAWRERRLGPDLVKDNVDEELLKEVELIRNVQSLLRRTLTQTIDQIRANREAKKTLELDWSDKRQAYSTDDQCGRYTNGSQDTQQHLSSAKLQLHVSDRVTWARFTQDNLAQAQRELRASAELQLLCERVLQETAEDLQAQCAAVDAAFAHRCQEVSEAKVAMELHLTQILEQIGAQERNIAMLQQALRDKEAPQRVTQTRLHQRAQRPNVELCQDEPQLSLVAEAGEIECAVESLQRRLAESQRSLRHLEDTRMALEKATATKTHSLLVDREMCMSHRDRYPTASTLAGY
- the tekt4 gene encoding tektin-4 isoform X1, yielding MTSQSLVRRASFRDGSVAQPELLTPQTQESKIIDKFYPSAGLATSGYRCTKYSPEEWTENNDALLLQAANDRDEAQKVRHESKETQMETESVTLRRQADGTRHLGHRLQDIHFWKSELQQHIDQTAAATGSLVALKRRLEKALDASETPFRIAADNLAWRERRLGPDLVKDNVDEELLKVQSDRGRRHPAVWALISEVELIRNVQSLLRRTLTQTIDQIRANREAKKTLELDWSDKRQAYSTDDQCGRYTNGSQDTQQHLSSAKLQLHVSDRVTWARFTQDNLAQAQRELRASAELQLLCERVLQETAEDLQAQCAAVDAAFAHRCQEVSEAKVAMELHLTQILEQIGAQERNIAMLQQALRDKEAPQRVTQTRLHQRAQRPNVELCQDEPQLSLVAEAGEIECAVESLQRRLAESQRSLRHLEDTRMALEKATATKTHSLLVDREMCMSHRDRYPTASTLAGY